In a genomic window of Halalkalicoccus sp. CG83:
- a CDS encoding carboxypeptidase-like regulatory domain-containing protein encodes MSETNNGDDDTGSSMLESVDTEELLEGTKLEDAVDEDDKNLGEAIGRAIGAIIGRQIGELVGRMVTERLRGGSKEDEEEETHELTVSVENEDGDPVENATVTVEDEDSGLLGSLIGGGETDETDEDGEVTLQLQSGDYTIEADAEGGSAEDEMTIEGDDEAVSLTIEEEGDEDEEDEGEEEETGDEDEDEGEGESDVDEEEGTEDEDEREETEEDEESEEDEDGDDDEPEDDEDEEDEGDEEDEDDEEEGEDENGNEDDEDEE; translated from the coding sequence ATGAGTGAAACCAACAACGGCGACGACGATACCGGTAGCTCGATGCTCGAGAGCGTCGACACGGAGGAACTACTCGAAGGCACGAAATTGGAAGACGCCGTCGACGAGGACGACAAGAACCTCGGCGAGGCGATCGGCCGCGCGATCGGTGCGATCATCGGCAGGCAGATCGGCGAACTGGTCGGGCGGATGGTCACGGAACGGCTCCGCGGAGGGAGCAAAGAGGACGAGGAAGAGGAAACACACGAGCTGACGGTATCGGTCGAGAACGAAGACGGCGATCCCGTTGAGAATGCGACCGTTACCGTCGAAGACGAGGACAGTGGCCTCCTGGGAAGTCTGATCGGGGGCGGTGAAACCGACGAAACCGACGAGGATGGCGAGGTGACCCTCCAGCTCCAAAGCGGTGACTACACCATCGAAGCCGACGCCGAGGGCGGCAGTGCCGAAGACGAGATGACCATTGAAGGCGACGACGAAGCGGTCTCGCTGACTATCGAGGAGGAAGGAGACGAGGACGAAGAAGACGAAGGCGAGGAAGAGGAGACCGGGGACGAAGACGAAGACGAAGGCGAGGGCGAAAGCGACGTAGACGAGGAAGAGGGGACCGAGGACGAAGACGAACGCGAGGAGACGGAGGAAGACGAGGAGTCCGAAGAGGATGAAGATGGAGACGACGACGAACCGGAGGACGATGAAGACGAGGAGGACGAAGGCGACGAAGAGGATGAAGACGACGAGGAGGAAGGCGAGGACGAGAACGGTAACGAGGACGACGAAGACGAAGAATGA
- the otsB gene encoding trehalose-phosphatase — MPETAALPRFDDHRDEIHERIANAPGLVLCVDFDGTLAPIETDPDAPEITPENRRMLEALREHDRVRVAVVSGRALDDVRERVGIDGLAYAGNHGLELHRNGSTTVHPVAVKRRRRLRRIVEHLEDRLARIEGAAIEDKGATVTVHFRETPDERVEEVVEAVEESVERFGDGGIRCTDGKQILELRPAVRWHKGMAVSLIAASQPDDWLPIYIGDDTTDESAFRAVLPEGIAIHVGTGETDASYQIPTQSGVAEALGALGEWLDDPTTRPITSTDP; from the coding sequence ATGCCTGAGACCGCCGCACTCCCCCGGTTTGACGACCACCGAGACGAGATCCACGAGCGGATCGCGAACGCGCCGGGACTCGTCCTCTGTGTGGACTTCGACGGTACGCTCGCGCCGATCGAGACCGATCCCGACGCCCCCGAGATCACGCCCGAGAACCGGCGGATGCTCGAGGCGTTGCGAGAGCACGATCGCGTCCGCGTCGCCGTCGTTAGCGGACGTGCGCTCGACGACGTCCGCGAGCGCGTCGGCATCGATGGACTCGCCTACGCGGGCAACCACGGTCTCGAACTCCACCGGAACGGTTCGACGACGGTCCACCCGGTCGCCGTCAAACGACGCCGGCGGCTCCGGCGAATCGTCGAGCACCTCGAGGACCGCCTCGCACGGATCGAGGGGGCCGCGATCGAGGACAAGGGGGCCACCGTGACCGTTCACTTCCGCGAGACGCCCGACGAGCGGGTCGAGGAGGTCGTCGAGGCGGTCGAGGAGAGCGTCGAACGCTTCGGCGACGGCGGAATCCGATGTACCGACGGCAAGCAGATCCTCGAGCTCCGTCCGGCGGTCCGCTGGCACAAGGGAATGGCCGTCTCGCTGATCGCGGCGTCCCAGCCCGACGACTGGTTGCCGATCTACATCGGCGACGACACCACCGACGAGTCGGCGTTCCGCGCGGTGCTGCCCGAGGGGATCGCCATTCACGTCGGCACCGGCGAGACGGACGCCAGCTACCAGATTCCGACCCAGTCGGGCGTCGCAGAAGCGCTCGGCGCGCTCGGCGAGTGGCTCGACGACCCGACTACGCGCCCCATCACTTCTACAGATCCATGA
- a CDS encoding alpha,alpha-trehalose-phosphate synthase (UDP-forming), whose translation MTNPGSAALSDRVTDAFSDRDLVVVSNRQPYAHDYDDGEITVSRPAGGLTAGLDPVMQRAEGTWIAWGDGDADFEVADEEGRVRVPPDDPSYTLSRVRLSEEDVEGYYYGYSNRALWPLCHGMIGTARCDGRDFEHYRQVNRRFADAVVDRIDDDDDALIWFQDYHFGLAPRMVRGDVGGAVLTQFWHIPWPTWDTFRVCPSAETIVASLLANDLLVFHTPEYVGNFLDCVEAAVPEATVDRSNGAVAYDDHTTTVVAFPLGVDAGRITDLAERDAWPDLERRHRLEDRTIALGVDRLDYTKGIPERIDALERFFEDHPERRGDLTYVQKGTGSREEIEAYQHLQDRVDRSIERVNDRFGTDDWRPIIRVQEHLPKEELYALYRHSDLALVTPLRDGMNLVAKEFVAAQLDSEGVLLLSEFAGAHEELGDDAVTINPYDTQGVADAIDRALALPEEERRERMTTLRERVNSYDLVAWMDDVLSAALDCEGNRDEIVSEHA comes from the coding sequence ATGACGAACCCGGGATCGGCGGCGCTCAGCGACCGCGTTACCGACGCGTTCTCGGATCGCGACCTCGTCGTCGTCTCGAACCGCCAGCCGTACGCCCACGACTACGACGACGGCGAGATCACCGTCTCCCGTCCCGCCGGCGGGCTGACTGCCGGTCTCGATCCGGTGATGCAGCGCGCGGAGGGGACGTGGATCGCCTGGGGCGACGGCGACGCCGACTTCGAGGTCGCCGACGAGGAGGGACGAGTGCGCGTCCCGCCGGACGATCCCTCCTACACCCTCTCGCGGGTCCGCCTCTCCGAGGAGGACGTCGAGGGCTACTACTACGGCTACAGCAACCGCGCGCTCTGGCCGCTCTGTCACGGCATGATCGGTACCGCACGCTGTGACGGTCGCGACTTCGAACACTACCGGCAGGTCAACCGTCGGTTCGCCGACGCCGTGGTCGATCGGATCGACGATGACGACGACGCCCTGATCTGGTTTCAGGACTACCACTTCGGACTCGCTCCACGGATGGTCCGCGGCGACGTCGGTGGCGCGGTGTTGACGCAGTTCTGGCACATCCCGTGGCCGACGTGGGACACCTTTCGCGTCTGTCCGTCCGCCGAGACGATCGTCGCGAGCCTGCTCGCGAACGACCTGCTGGTCTTTCACACCCCGGAGTACGTCGGGAACTTCCTCGACTGCGTCGAGGCGGCGGTCCCCGAGGCGACGGTCGATCGTTCGAACGGTGCGGTCGCCTACGACGACCACACCACCACCGTCGTGGCGTTCCCGCTCGGGGTCGACGCCGGTCGAATCACCGATCTGGCCGAACGCGACGCCTGGCCGGATCTCGAACGGCGCCACCGACTCGAGGACCGGACCATCGCACTCGGCGTCGATCGGTTGGACTACACCAAGGGGATCCCCGAGCGAATCGATGCGCTCGAACGGTTCTTCGAGGACCACCCCGAACGGCGCGGCGATCTCACCTACGTTCAGAAGGGGACGGGGAGCCGTGAGGAGATCGAGGCCTACCAACACCTGCAGGACCGGGTCGACCGCTCGATCGAGCGAGTCAACGACCGGTTCGGAACCGACGACTGGCGGCCGATCATCCGCGTCCAGGAACACCTCCCGAAGGAGGAGCTGTACGCGCTGTACAGACATAGCGACCTCGCGCTGGTCACGCCGCTTCGCGACGGGATGAACCTCGTCGCCAAGGAGTTCGTCGCGGCCCAACTCGACAGCGAGGGCGTCCTGTTGTTGAGCGAGTTCGCGGGCGCCCACGAGGAACTCGGTGACGACGCGGTGACGATCAACCCCTACGACACCCAGGGGGTCGCCGACGCCATCGACCGAGCGCTGGCGCTCCCCGAGGAGGAGCGACGCGAACGCATGACGACCCTTCGTGAACGGGTGAACTCGTACGACCTGGTGGCCTGGATGGACGACGTGCTCTCGGCGGCGCTGGACTGTGAGGGGAACCGCGACGAAATCGTCTCCGAACATGCCTGA
- a CDS encoding sulfatase, producing the protein MDQPNIAVVVMDTARATDTVPADPSLTPTLAELADEGVAYERAFTSAPWTLPSHASLFTGTYSSRHGAHGDHTYLEEEWTTLAEAFSAAGYETVGVSSNTWLTEEFGFARGFESFYRTWQFIQSGTDLGELTRIKHSSGKVDAFLSRLLDGNPLVNGVNAFYDQFIRGTDDDGAERATSMLADWLGEREGDRPFFCFANYIEPHVEYSPPREVAERFLPEGSYETAREIRQQPRAYDVDEYDLTETEFSLLRGLYRGELAYLDSQIASLREALIEAGEWEDTVLVVCGDHGENIGDHGFFGHQYNVYDTLLHVPLIVHGEGFDPAAGEDELVQLLDLFPTLLDVADLDAPAAREQAQGRSLLERDEPREAVFAEYVAPQPSMEQLEERFGEIPEAVYEYDRSLRAIRTDDYKYLRASDGLQELYDVKRDPQETVDLADDEPALVEEFDDRLDAWVDSFEHADGGGEVEMTDATKGRLRDLGYL; encoded by the coding sequence ATGGATCAACCGAACATTGCAGTGGTCGTCATGGACACGGCTCGAGCGACGGACACCGTCCCGGCGGATCCCTCCCTGACGCCGACGCTCGCGGAGCTCGCGGATGAGGGGGTCGCCTACGAACGGGCGTTCACGAGTGCCCCGTGGACGCTGCCGTCGCACGCCTCGCTCTTTACGGGCACGTACTCGTCGAGGCACGGTGCCCACGGCGACCATACGTACCTCGAGGAGGAGTGGACGACGCTCGCGGAGGCGTTCTCGGCAGCGGGTTACGAGACGGTGGGAGTGTCGAGCAACACGTGGCTCACCGAGGAGTTCGGGTTCGCGCGCGGGTTCGAGTCGTTCTATCGGACCTGGCAGTTCATCCAGTCGGGCACCGACCTGGGAGAGCTCACCCGGATCAAACACTCGAGCGGAAAGGTCGACGCCTTCCTCTCGCGGCTGCTCGACGGGAACCCACTGGTGAACGGCGTGAACGCCTTCTACGACCAGTTCATCCGTGGAACGGACGACGACGGTGCCGAGCGAGCGACGAGCATGCTCGCCGACTGGCTCGGCGAGCGCGAGGGGGATCGCCCCTTCTTCTGCTTCGCGAACTACATCGAGCCCCACGTCGAGTACAGCCCGCCCCGTGAGGTCGCAGAACGGTTCCTCCCCGAGGGCAGCTACGAGACCGCACGCGAGATCAGACAGCAGCCACGCGCCTACGACGTCGACGAGTACGACCTCACCGAGACGGAGTTCTCGCTGCTGCGCGGACTCTATCGGGGAGAGCTCGCCTACCTCGACTCGCAGATCGCCTCGCTGCGCGAGGCGTTGATCGAGGCCGGCGAGTGGGAGGACACCGTGCTCGTGGTCTGTGGTGATCACGGCGAAAACATCGGCGATCACGGCTTCTTCGGACACCAGTACAACGTCTACGACACGCTGTTGCACGTCCCGCTGATCGTCCACGGCGAGGGGTTCGACCCCGCCGCGGGCGAGGACGAACTCGTTCAACTGCTCGACCTGTTCCCGACGCTGCTCGACGTCGCCGACCTCGACGCGCCGGCGGCCCGCGAGCAGGCACAGGGGCGGTCGTTGCTCGAGCGCGACGAGCCCCGCGAGGCGGTGTTCGCCGAGTACGTCGCCCCTCAGCCCTCGATGGAACAGCTCGAGGAGCGTTTCGGCGAGATCCCCGAGGCCGTCTACGAGTACGACCGCTCGCTGCGGGCGATCCGGACGGACGACTACAAGTATCTCCGCGCCTCCGACGGGCTCCAGGAGCTCTACGACGTCAAGCGCGACCCCCAGGAGACGGTCGACCTCGCGGATGACGAGCCGGCGCTGGTCGAGGAGTTCGACGACCGCCTCGACGCCTGGGTCGACTCCTTCGAGCACGCCGACGGCGGCGGCGAGGTAGAGATGACCGACGCCACCAAAGGCCGGCTTCGCGATCTGGGCTACCTATGA
- a CDS encoding sulfatase-like hydrolase/transferase, whose amino-acid sequence MSDRPNVLFLLTDQERYDLTLPGSPVETPNLDRLSEEGMRFTRAYTPISICSSARASLLTGLYPHNHGMLNNSHESDAIQPNLPTELPTFGELLSEAGYTNAYVGKWHVGRDQGPEDFGFEYRGGADRHHDADLAGDFEAHREELGVDVDEGNLEDRIYTGGERPTLVAATDPVPVEATRPYYIAQQAIERLRSGFEEPFFLRADLYGPHHPYVVPEPYASMYDPDEIERPESYAETFEGKPAVHEQYLRYRGADALDWETWTEAIAKYWGFTTLIDDQAGRILDALEEEGLDDAMVIHGSDHGDFTGAHRQFNKGPLMYEDTYRIPLQVRWPDVVEASSVCEEFVSLHDLMPTFVDLAEAEIPDVDGRSIRPLLSGDVPEDWPDAHFAQYHGDEFGLYSQRMLRAERYKYVHNGPDRNELYDLEADPAELNNLIDHPAYEDVRTDLEGRLLERMRETGDPLARWSANVLG is encoded by the coding sequence ATGAGCGATCGTCCAAACGTTCTCTTCCTGCTGACCGACCAGGAGCGCTACGACCTCACCCTCCCCGGCTCCCCCGTCGAGACCCCCAACCTGGATCGGTTGAGCGAGGAGGGAATGCGATTCACGCGGGCGTACACCCCGATCAGTATCTGCTCGAGCGCGCGGGCGTCGCTGCTCACGGGGCTCTACCCCCACAACCACGGGATGCTGAACAACTCCCACGAGTCCGACGCGATCCAGCCGAACCTCCCGACGGAGCTGCCGACGTTCGGGGAGTTGCTCTCGGAGGCGGGCTACACGAACGCCTACGTCGGCAAGTGGCACGTCGGGCGCGATCAGGGGCCCGAGGACTTCGGCTTCGAGTACCGCGGCGGGGCCGATCGTCACCACGACGCCGACCTGGCGGGCGACTTCGAGGCCCACCGGGAGGAACTCGGTGTCGACGTGGACGAGGGGAACCTCGAGGATCGGATCTACACGGGCGGCGAGCGGCCGACGCTCGTCGCCGCTACCGACCCGGTGCCGGTCGAGGCCACGCGCCCGTACTACATCGCACAGCAGGCGATCGAACGCCTGCGAAGCGGGTTCGAGGAGCCGTTCTTCCTCCGGGCGGACCTCTACGGACCACACCACCCCTACGTCGTTCCCGAGCCGTACGCCTCGATGTACGACCCCGACGAGATCGAACGCCCCGAGAGCTACGCGGAGACGTTCGAGGGCAAACCGGCCGTCCACGAGCAGTACCTCCGTTACCGCGGGGCCGACGCGCTCGACTGGGAGACGTGGACCGAAGCGATCGCGAAGTACTGGGGGTTCACCACGCTGATCGACGACCAGGCCGGCCGGATCCTCGACGCCCTCGAGGAGGAGGGGCTCGACGACGCGATGGTGATCCACGGCTCGGATCACGGCGACTTCACGGGAGCCCACCGTCAGTTCAACAAGGGGCCGCTGATGTACGAGGACACCTACCGGATCCCGTTGCAGGTACGCTGGCCGGACGTCGTCGAGGCCAGCTCCGTTTGTGAAGAGTTCGTCTCGCTGCACGACCTGATGCCGACGTTCGTCGATCTGGCCGAAGCGGAGATCCCCGACGTCGATGGCCGGTCGATCCGGCCGCTGCTCTCCGGGGACGTCCCCGAGGACTGGCCCGACGCACACTTCGCGCAGTACCACGGCGACGAGTTCGGCCTCTACTCCCAGCGGATGCTCCGGGCGGAACGCTACAAGTACGTCCACAACGGTCCAGACCGCAACGAGCTCTACGACCTCGAGGCCGACCCCGCCGAACTGAACAACCTGATCGACCACCCCGCGTACGAGGACGTCCGGACGGACCTCGAAGGGCGGCTGCTCGAACGGATGCGCGAGACCGGCGACCCGCTCGCACGCTGGAGCGCGAACGTGCTCGGCTGA
- a CDS encoding 5-(carboxyamino)imidazole ribonucleotide synthase has product MYTLSSPGPTLGVVGGGQLGRMMAEAAAPLGVELLVLDPTPDCPAAPVARDQIVADFDDPEAIRELVKRSDALTFEIELADPDVLESAGEERDVPVEPSPDTLRTIQDKLVQKRALVDAGIAVPEFRAVSDAEDLRDALSELGGEAMVKARRGGYDGRGNAPIDDPADAEATLEEIGGEAMVEEMIEFDRELSVIGVKGEGEIATYVVGENVHEEEILRETVVPARTDEAIRERAQSVARDVLSLMDGRGTYGIELFEWDGEILVNEIAPRPHNSGHWTIEGADSSQFEQHVRAVLGLPLGSTALRDPVVSKNLLGDEQRAREARLSGGEQLLAEPSVHLHWYGKREVRPLRKMGHFTVLGEENDSLDELLESARTYRRYVEFEA; this is encoded by the coding sequence ATGTACACACTGTCCTCACCGGGACCGACGCTGGGAGTGGTCGGCGGCGGCCAACTCGGCCGGATGATGGCCGAGGCGGCCGCCCCGCTCGGCGTCGAGCTGCTCGTCCTCGATCCGACCCCCGACTGTCCCGCCGCGCCGGTCGCGCGCGACCAGATCGTTGCCGACTTCGACGACCCGGAGGCGATCCGTGAGCTCGTGAAACGGTCTGACGCGCTGACCTTCGAGATCGAGCTCGCGGACCCCGACGTGCTCGAGTCGGCCGGCGAGGAACGCGACGTTCCCGTCGAACCCTCGCCCGACACGCTGCGGACGATCCAGGACAAGCTCGTCCAGAAGCGGGCGCTCGTGGACGCGGGGATCGCCGTCCCCGAGTTCCGGGCCGTCTCGGACGCCGAGGACCTGCGCGACGCGCTCTCGGAACTCGGCGGCGAGGCGATGGTGAAGGCGCGCCGGGGCGGCTACGACGGTCGAGGGAACGCCCCGATCGACGACCCCGCCGACGCCGAGGCGACCCTCGAGGAGATCGGCGGCGAGGCGATGGTCGAGGAGATGATCGAGTTCGACCGCGAGCTGTCGGTGATCGGCGTCAAAGGAGAAGGAGAGATCGCGACGTACGTCGTCGGCGAGAACGTCCACGAGGAGGAGATCCTCCGCGAGACCGTGGTTCCGGCCCGTACCGACGAGGCGATCCGCGAGCGGGCACAGTCGGTCGCCCGTGACGTGCTCTCGCTGATGGACGGCCGCGGGACCTACGGGATCGAGCTGTTCGAGTGGGACGGGGAGATCCTCGTCAACGAGATCGCCCCGCGTCCGCACAACTCGGGTCACTGGACGATCGAGGGCGCCGACAGCTCGCAGTTCGAACAGCACGTTCGGGCCGTGCTGGGACTACCGCTTGGTTCGACGGCGCTTCGCGATCCCGTCGTGAGCAAGAACCTCCTCGGCGACGAGCAGCGGGCCCGCGAGGCGCGCCTGTCGGGCGGCGAACAGCTGCTGGCCGAGCCGTCCGTCCACCTCCACTGGTACGGCAAACGCGAGGTGCGTCCGTTGCGGAAGATGGGCCACTTCACCGTGCTCGGCGAGGAGAACGACTCGCTCGACGAGCTACTCGAGTCGGCACGTACATACCGACGGTACGTCGAGTTCGAAGCATGA
- the purE gene encoding 5-(carboxyamino)imidazole ribonucleotide mutase has protein sequence MTTEGVRGLIEDLEREAKREREPEERPEVGIVMGSDSDLETMFGAYEALVELGFEELTDYDDPPAARFTFETYVVSAHRTPKLMDAYASTASDRGLDVIIAGAGGKSADLPNMTASLAYPVPTIGVPVQEKSVDSVIGMPTGAPLVAVDAGKSFNAALSAVQIVAREHEELRDRLLEYHRDLQEDVAAVSRELHESGTPAFRERSDR, from the coding sequence ATGACGACCGAGGGCGTCCGCGGACTGATCGAGGATCTCGAACGGGAGGCAAAGCGCGAGCGCGAACCCGAAGAGCGTCCCGAGGTGGGGATCGTGATGGGCAGCGACTCGGACCTCGAGACGATGTTCGGCGCCTACGAGGCGCTGGTCGAACTGGGGTTCGAGGAGCTGACCGACTACGACGATCCGCCAGCGGCGCGCTTCACCTTCGAGACGTACGTCGTCTCGGCCCATCGCACCCCGAAGCTGATGGACGCCTACGCGAGCACCGCCTCCGATCGGGGCCTCGACGTGATCATCGCCGGCGCGGGCGGCAAGTCGGCGGACCTGCCGAACATGACCGCCTCGCTCGCCTACCCCGTTCCGACCATCGGCGTCCCGGTCCAGGAAAAGTCGGTCGACTCCGTGATCGGGATGCCGACGGGCGCGCCGCTCGTGGCGGTCGACGCCGGCAAGTCGTTCAACGCCGCGCTGTCGGCGGTCCAGATCGTCGCTCGCGAGCACGAGGAGCTGCGCGATAGACTGCTCGAGTACCACCGCGATCTCCAGGAGGACGTCGCGGCGGTCTCGCGCGAGCTTCACGAGTCGGGAACCCCTGCCTTCCGGGAGCGATCCGACCGGTAA